The following proteins are co-located in the Palaemon carinicauda isolate YSFRI2023 chromosome 3, ASM3689809v2, whole genome shotgun sequence genome:
- the LOC137638551 gene encoding uncharacterized protein yields the protein MQKHVVEERTKHSISEMSSQKLLKADRAIMPRVPVSQDGFSFTPGESGRGIALNRQRGRSVGDIEELTRMEKILDEWTPYASLDHVGGVRPRGYGQAARVHQDGSGAKALNRPALRQTGHNLRHSSQSLGVNLRSFSADLQMTSAVADSRYRKKSYENHHYQNTRGRDFKPIAITDIGRMNTSKTPVEVKRDGVDHQAQTKGNTTQISRQHNSLDSQSGPMENGLHQRRKQSAFISQRDNGSLTSEETSYDNRSFQGENGFHDTGTHSFIKAWHDSEGIRWGSSRSGKLVVNEDKWIVRDVTGQFYRESFVNSHDTERKNTLWGQSSDDKKMQVDKKGRAGGVEGKITRKKEEKQRRNKENRPNWLTEDTMRKIEDYHSDEFTEKYIKGNKMLANKSTQVKFEKNPSKIMTFDKGSKNWKVEHGDNTNGEDFRFVKRGIRFWDGEKRETDCSPERTKKIGASSRKRKDEEAWDPRDEDTVWVQKADKSIRLKNLKERLHGAEKTGSAVQEKNTATKKDKVLGGTLGIQEGRGNYWRIGHGEKAMSKELQVVSTSDEQLTSF from the coding sequence ATGCAAAAGCATGTTGTTGAAGAGAGAACTAAGCACAGTATCAGCGAAATGAGCTCCCAGAAGCTCTTGAAAGCTGACAGGGCAATTATGCCTAGGGTTCCAGTTTCTCAAGATGGGTTCAGCTTCACTCCTGGAGAAAGCGGTCGAGGGATTGCCCTTAATCGCCAACGGGGAAGAAGTGTGGGTGATATAGAAGAGCTAACTCGTATGGAAAAGATTCTGGACGAGTGGACACCGTATGCCTCTTTAGATCATGTAGGTGGTGTGAGGCCTAGGGGATATGGCCAAGCAGCCAGGGTACATCAGGATGGGAGTGGTGCCAAAGCTTTGAATAGACCAGCTCTGAGACAGACTGGGCATAATCTTCGCCATAGTTCTCAGTCGTTGGGAGTAAACCTTAGAAGTTTTTCAGCAGACTTACAAATGACGAGTGCTGTAGCAGACAGTAGATATAGAAAAAAATCTTACGAAAACCATCACTATCAAAATACTCGAGGGCGAGATTTCAAGCCCATAGCAATCACGGACATAGGGAGAATGAATACTTCAAAGACACCGGTTGAGGTGAAACGTGATGGAGTTGATCATCAAGCTCAAACCAAGGGCAATACAACTCAAATCTCAAGACAACATAATAGCCTTGACTCTCAGAGTGGACCAATGGAAAATGGTTTACACCAGAGACGAAAACAATCCGCTTTTATCAGCCAGCGCGATAACGGAAGTCTCACTTCCGAGGAAACCTCATATGACAATAGAAGTTTCCAAGGAGAAAATGGTTTCCATGACACTGGAACTCACAGCTTCATTAAAGCCTGGCATGATTCAGAAGGGATTAGGTGGGGTAGCTCTAGAAGTGGTAAATTAGTTGTTAATGAAGATAAGTGGATAGTTAGGGATGTTACTGGACAATTTTACAGGGAGAGTTTCGTGAACAGCCATGATACAGAGAGGAAAAATACACTTTGGGGTCAATCATCTGATGATAAAAAGATGCAAGTGGATAAAAAGGGAAGAGCGGGTGGCGTAGAGGGCAAAATAACGAGgaaaaaagaagagaaacagagGAGAAATAAAGAGAACAGGCCTAACTGGTTGACAGAGGATACAATGAGGAAAATAGAGGACTACCACAGTGATGAATTTACAGAAAAATACATCAAGGGAAACAAGATGTTAGCTAATAAAAGTACGCAAGTGAAGTTCGAGAAAAATCCTTCCAAAATCATGACCTTTGACAAAGGAAGCAAGAACTGGAAGGTAGAGCACGGAGATAACACGAATGGAGAAGATTTCCGTTTTGTGAAGAGAGGGATACGATTCTGGGATGGGGAGAAGAGAGAAACGGATTGTAGCCCAGAGAGAACCAAGAAAATCGGTGCCTCTTCCAGGAAGCGAAAGGATGAGGAAGCTTGGGACCCCAGAGACGAGGACACGGTTTGGGTCCAGAAGGCTGACAAAAGCATCAGACTGAAAAACCTGAAAGAGAGGTTGCATGGTGCTGAGAAAACAGGCTCGGCTGTTCAGGAGAAAAACACAGCAACCAAGAAGGACAAAGTTCTTGGGGGGACTTTGGGAATCcaagaaggaagaggaaattacTGGAGAATTGGTCATGGAGAAAAAGCCATGAGCAAAGAACTCCAGGTTGTGTCGACGAGTGACGAACAGCTTACAAGCTTCTAG